The Acipenser ruthenus unplaced genomic scaffold, fAciRut3.2 maternal haplotype, whole genome shotgun sequence genome includes a window with the following:
- the nol12 gene encoding nucleolar protein 12: protein MGKNNKNKPGSKRRENKCVVTFNEDERQDYLTGFHKRKVERRKKAVDEIKKKIKEEQKRMREERHKEYVKMLRERTEALEEAGELDHLITSTAETVQYDHPNHTVTVTTVSDLDLSGAGWLGRPANQEAGERDDGGEEEREKETERDSEKPPCTLPKKSGDPILSQKLSSLTSSLHSRTQSKGKGKGRGRGRGEREGGDQNKKGVQRGRGGRTSKSQRRKRTGRARQHCA from the exons ATgggtaaaaataacaaaaacaaacccgGGTCGAAGCGGAGAGAGAACAAATGCGTGGTGACGTTCAACGAGGACGAGAGACA ggattATCTGACCGGGTTTCACAAACGGAAAGTTGAGCGACGGAAGAAAGCCGTGGATGAGATCAAGAAAAAAATCAAGGAGGAGCAGAAGAGAATGAGAGAGGAG AGACACAAGGAGTACGTGAAGATGCTGAGAGAGAGGACTGAGGCTTTGG AGGAGGCCGGTGAGCTCGATCACCTCATCACCTCGACCGCGGAGACCGTCCAGTACGACCACCCCAACCACACCGTCACCGTGACGACCGTCAGCGACCTCGACCTATCGGGGGCCGGCTGGCTCGGCAGGCCGGCCAATCAGGAg GCTGGAGAGAGGGATgatggaggagaggaggagagggagaaggagactGAACGGGATTCTGAGAAACCGCCCTGCACCCTCCCCAAAAAATCAGGGGACCCCATCCTGTCCCAGAA gctCTCCTCTCTCACatcctctctccactctcgcacTCAGtcgaaggggaaggggaaggggagagggagggggaggggggagagagaggggggagatcAGAACAAGAAGGGGGTCCAGCGCGGGCGAGGGGGGCGGACCAGCAAATCCCAGCGCCGCAAACGAACTGGGAGAGCCAGGCAGCACTGTGCCTGA
- the srebf2 gene encoding LOW QUALITY PROTEIN: sterol regulatory element-binding protein 2 (The sequence of the model RefSeq protein was modified relative to this genomic sequence to represent the inferred CDS: deleted 1 base in 1 codon), with the protein MDSDFLTSTLENMDPSLSELGGEFTLGDIDEMLQFVSNQDFPDIFDDQRQQTLTPCTPLPQLPQIPPQTQPQQQLLYQVGSTSQLSPIVQSPQPLTLSPAHLTTVGQSPQPLTLGPAPSPPQLVPVASVQRSAPLLQPRLQQIQPQAVMFAPGFSTTSSQTRFIQHPVIYQSSPSTSFQVLQPQVQSLVTSSQVQPVTIQHQLQPQRVLTHTGTGTIQTLSTAPTQQVQQVQQVQQVQQVLVHQPQNSLVLTTLKPDGTQVLSTMQNPGITTLSHPLQTLMGGSGTILTTLPVVMGGDKVPIKQLTSSSATLAGGGAGEFGGGVVKEGERRTTHNIIEKRYRSSINDKILELKDLVMGSDSKVHKSGVLRKAIDYIRYLQQVNQRLRQENLALKMGNHKNKLKSVDLSSLLDSDVEMKTDDFKQNLLMMSPPASDSGSAAEFSPYSIDSEPGSPLLDDAKVKQDPDCSPSSLGVPDRSRVLLCTLTFLCLSFNPLSSLLGGRGSSLDSSPGEGPHGSGRTMLGVQNAEPPSVDWLSWLLPAVLLWVVNGSLLLGVLAKLLVHWEPVTRLHSPSSLAHWRHRKQADLDVDRGDFSSAGSNLHTSLSLLSRSLPRLSLDLACSLAWNLIRYSLQRVPPLRWALRLIGGGGREGAGLEEEHRKISAGDAAQVYHRLNQLHLTGKLQGSAPYSLNLALSAVNLAESAGERIPTPLRAEIYVTAAIALRRALRRHCNCLPGYLLSCAEDVAPHLSDPRPAPDSLRWLFSPLGRQFFLSCDWTVRSPAREGLYASQRETVDPVSQLRSVFCETLLQRAVFSLIRPDFTIKPAAEGSSEFSSALQYLQLLNSFSDDTGTSSSAQNFPVQPSPASHSGGDPVCRWWASALTLAVHWLQGDDAAVRSQLSEVERLPKSLQLLHHPLPKALLHLCKAMQSEAEPGGLAHCERASGYLQGSLNITMSQPSTQGVNKAVELLLCDLLLTLRTGLWQKGGLSGGESSPASGSQLAGFQRDLSALRKLGKYFKEAQRKMFLHEAMVRLMAGASPTRTQQLLEHNLRRRSPPKYTAERDDDSTRTLFPGDSERARAILLACRHLPLPLLTPPGQRAVLLAEAARTLERVGDRRSLQDCQQILLRLGGGTTMAAS; encoded by the exons atggacaGCGATTTTTTGACATCGACGCTGGAAAACATGGACCCGTCGTTGTCGGAGCTTGGAGGTGAATTTACCCTGGGGGACATTGACG AAATGCTGCAGTTCGTCAGCAATCAAGACTTCCCTGATATTTTCGATGACCAGCGACAGCAAACGCTGACCCCCTGTACCCCCCTCCCCCAGCTACCCCAAATCCCTCCACAAACGCAACCGCAGCAGCAGCTGCTGTACCAAGTCGGCAGCACCTCCCAGCTGTCCCCCATCGTCCAATCCCCGCAGCCCctgaccctaagccccgcccaCCTGACCACCGTGGGCCAATCCCCGCAGCCCCTGACCCTGGGCCCCGCCCCGAGCCCCCCTCAGCTGGTTCCGGTGGCCTCGGTGCAGCGCAGCGCCCCCTTGCTGCAGCCCCGGCTCCAGCAGATCCAGCCCCAGGCTGTCATGTTCGCTCCCGGGTTCAGCACCACCTCCTCCCAGACTCGCTTCATCCAGCACCCTGTCATCTACCAGAGCAGCCCCTCCACCAGCTTCCAGG tcttaCAGCCTCAAGTTCAGAGTCTGGTGACCTCCTCGCAGGTCCAGCCAGTCACCATCCAGCACCAGCTCCAGCCCCAGCGGGTTCTGACCCACACCGGAACCGGAACCAtccagaccctgagcacagctcCCACACAGCAGGTCCAGCAGGTCCAGCAAGTCCAGCAGGTCCAGCAG GTGCTGGTCCACCAGCCCCAGAACTCCCTGGTTCTGACCACCCTGAAGCCCGATGGGACCCAGGTTCTGTCCACCATGCAGAACCCAGGCATCACCACCCTGTCCCACCCACTGCAG ACCCTGATGGGCGGCAGCGGAACCATCCTGACCACACTTCCTGTCGTGATGGGCGGGGACAAGGTGCCGATCAAGCAGCTGACCTCGTCGTCGGCGACGCTGGCAGGGGGCGGGGCCGGGGAGTTCGGGGGCGGGGTTGtgaaggagggggagagaaggaCCACCCACAACATCATAGAGAAGAGATACAGATCATCCATCAACGACAAGATACTGGAGCTCAAGGACCTGGTCATGGGCAGCGACTCCAAG gtGCACAAGTCAGGAGTTCTGAGGAAGGCGATCGATTACATCCGCTACCTGCAGCAGGTGAACCAGAGACTGAGGCAGGAGAACCTGGCACTGAAGATGGGCAACCACAAGAACA agttgAAGAGTGTggatctctcctctctcctggaCTCCGATGTTGAGATGAAGACTGACGACTTCAAGCAGAACCTGCTGATGATGTCACCGCCCGCGTCGGACTCGGGTTCCGCGGCTGAGTTCTCCCCCTATTCCATCGACTCGGAGCCGGGGAGCCCCCTACTGGACGATGCCAAG GTTAAACAGGACCCTGACTGCTCCCCCTCCTCTCTGGGGGTACCGGATCGATCTCGAGTCCTGCTCTGCACTCTGACcttcctctgcctctccttcaaccccctctcctctctcctggggGGCCGGGGGTCTTCGCTGGACTCCAGCCCAGGAGAGGGACCCCACGGCTCGGGCAGGACCATGCTGGGGGTCCAGAACGCGG AGCCCCCCAGTGTGGACTGGCTTTCCTGGCTGCTCCCTGCTGTGTTGCTGTGGGTGGTGAATGGGTCGCTGCTACTGGGAGTGCTGGCCAAGCTGCTGGTGCACTGGGAGCCCGTCACGCGGCTccactccccctcctccctcgcaCACTGGAGGCACCGCAAGCAGGCTGACCTCGATGTGGACCGG ggtgatTTCTCCTCGGCCGGCAGTAACCTGcacacctccctctctctcctctctcgctctctcccccgcCTCTCGCTG GACCTCGCCTGCTCCCTCGCCTGGAACCTCATTCGCTACTCCCTGCAGCGGGTCCCGCCCCTCCGCTGGGCCCTGCGCCTGATTGGAGGGGgcgggagagagggggcggggctggaggAGGAGCACAGGAAGATTAGCGCTGGAGACGCTGCCCAGGTTTATCACAGACTGAATCAACTGCACCTCACAG GAAAGCTGCAAGGCAGCGCCCCCTACAGTCTGAACCTGGCGCTGAGCGCGGTGAACCTGGCGGAGAGCGCGGGGGAGAGGATCCCAACCCCACTGCGCGCGGAGATCTACGTGACTGCGGCCATCGCGCTGAGGAGAGCACTGCGGAGACACTGCAACTGCCTGCCA GGGTACCTCCTGAGCTGTGCGGAGGATGTGGCCCCGCACCTCTCGGACCCGAGGCCGGCCCCTGATTCGCTGCGCTGGCTCTTCAGTCCTCTGGGGCGCCAGTTCTTCCTGAGCTGTGATTGGACGGTGAGGTCCCCGGCGAGGGAGGGGCTGTACGCATCACAGAGGGAGACCG tggacCCCGTCTCTCAGCTCCGCAGTGTGTTCTGTGAGACGCTGTTGCAGAGAGCAGTGTTCTCCCTCATCAGACCAGACTTTACCATCAAACCGGCTGCAGAGGGAAGCAG tgagtTCTCCAGTGCTCTGCAGTATCTGCAGCTGCTGAACAGCTTCTCAGATGATACTGGAACCAGCAGCAGCGCCCAGAACTTCCCAGTGCAGCCCAGCCCGGCGAGCCACTCCG GAGGAGACCCCGTGTGCCGCTGGTGGGCGTCCGCCCTCACCCTGGCTGTCCATTGGCTGCAGGGCGATGATGCGGCTGTGAGGTCACAGCTCTCGGAGGTGGAGCGCCTGCCCAAGAGCCTGCAGCTTCTCCA CCACCCTCTTCCGAAGGCCCTGCTGCACCTGTGCAAGGCTATGCAGAGCGAGGCTGAGCCAGGGGGACTGGCGCACTGCGAGAGAGCCAGCGGGTACCTGCAAGGGAGCCTCAACATCACCATGAGCCAGCCCAGCACTCAGGGAGTGAAcaag gctgtAGAGCTCCTGTTATGCGACCTCCTTCTGACCCTGCGGACCGGCCTATGGCAGAAAGGGGGCTTGTCCGGGGGAGAGTCTAGCCCCGCCTCTGGCTCCCAATTGGCCGGTTTCCAGAGGGACCTCAGTGCGCTTCGGAAACTGGGGAAATACTTCAAAGAGGCACAGCGCAAG atgttTCTTCACGAGGCGATGGTTCGCTTGATGGCCGGGGCGAGTCCCACTCGCACTCAGCAGCTTCTGGAGCACAacctgaggaggaggagccccCCGAAATACACAGCGGAGAGGg atgATGACAGTACCCGCACCCTCTTCCCGGGAGACAGCGAGCGAGCCCGCGCGATCCTCCTGGCTTGTCGTCACCTCCCCCTGCCTCTCCTGACCCCTCCTGGCCAGAGAGCGGTACTGCTGGCCGAGGCGGCCCGCACACTAGAGAGAGTCGGGGACCGGCGATCGCTGCAGGACTGTCAACAAATCCTGCTCAGACTGGGGGGGGGCACCACCATGGCAGCCTCctga